The genomic stretch TTTTCAATCACCTCAACTTTCAAACTCTTGGTACTAAATCACAAAAGGTTTCCCTTTGCATCCCTGGAAGGGAACACTCATACTGATGTGAGAGATTATTTAGTATATAGTCTATTAGGATCATATCATCTTAAAACTGAAAAAGTTGTAAAGGATCTTAtatgtcatctagttcaatccttttcattttatagatgataaaatggGCCCAAataagtaaaatgacttgtccaaagtcacataactaaaAGATGGAAAAGCTAAAAATCAAACACAgtacctctgactccaaatccaacactttttttttattataccatgGAATTGTCATAtgatcctttctctttccatccctctCACTGTCTTTGTATATTCTTCTTATTGATCATCCTCATCATATAGTGTAATAAGTAAATTCTACTCCTTCCCCTTTTATTCCCTACtatattccttttcccttcctttttctttcttcttttatgattcatttttttcagattaCTGTCTTACTTATCTCCCTGTATCATCCTTGAATGCATAAGGTTTCTGAGAGCACATATTTTTCCCCCAACCCCATTAGAATATTAACATTTCAGCATAACCTACCTACTCCCTTTAGAATGTACAAATGCATTTTCCATTCTGTATTTCTCTTGACTCATGTTTGCATTTCAGAAATTCTACTCAGCTCTGCTcattttatcagaaatatttggaagtcttCTGTGGCATTAAAGGTACATTTCCCACCCAAAGATTATACACAGATTTTGCAGGTATGCGAGTCTTGGGTGTAAGTCTTTACATTCTGACTTTTGGAGTATCATAATCCAAGCTCCCACCTTTGTTGTATGATAGATGCCAAATCTTGTGTGATACTGAATATGAATTCTTGGTTCTTTTCCTTCTGGTtggttgcaatattttttcctttcacttaGCAGTTCTGGGTTTTGTCAGTAACTTGGATGAAAAATCTCATTTGGGTGACtggtggaatatttttttttccttttgctgtcTGGATCTAATAGGCCAAGGCAGTATTCAAGCATTATTTCAACTACGCTCTCTGGGAGGAGCGGTGGCTTCCGTGTGGGCCTGTAAGGAGGCGCACGGACCCGGTCCCCAGGTGCATCCCAGGCTCCAGCTTACAGCCCCCTCGCGCAGGCATCCTGTGTTCCGTGGTAGCCGCTAACGATCTCCCTGCATTTCTCTTTGTAGAGGTCAAAGGACGCAGAGACGACTGGCGGAGGAAAGAGTTAGCGAGCGGTCTCCTCAGCAATTTATAGAATTTCTATATCGGAATGGCATTGGTCATGCCTCGGCACAGTCCTTGCCAGAGCCACTATGGACAGGTTGACGATGAcacaagcagcagcagcagcagcggcggcagtGGTGGGAGTTCCCTGATGGCTGATCAGCAAACAGTCTTCAAGGATAGTCCCCTCAAGGTTCTGAGGAGGAAATCCAGAAGCATAAAGGGACTCTCACCAGCCCCCCACCTGGGCTCTGCTTCCAGTCCTCACTCCACTGACCACAGTGACCACAGTGACCACAGTGAATCAGTGGTCAGCAAGTCCTATTTCTGGGGCGATTCCTACTGCAATGGGGACCACCGGGGGAGGTACCAAGGAGGTACCAAGAGCAGCAACAAGGTCAAAATCAAATGTAACACCCGTGGCCCTTCCTCAATATACTTCTCTGAGGACAACTGTGCAGGGCTGGTGGTCATGGGCCAGCATGGCTTGGCCTCCTCCTTCAGGAATGATACCTCCAAAGCTTCTGCTTTCCTGAGGACAGTGATCACATTTCTAGCTCGGCTCTTTGACCTATTCTCCTGGTGGCTCAGCACCACGTGGTCCAGCCTGACCACAGCTCCCTCCGTGCTGTACCAGTTTGTCTTAACCAGGTGCTTTTCTTCTCAGAAGTTGCTTCTGATTCTcatgctgttgttattattggtTGTGGTGGTGGCTTTGCTGGTCTCTAGTGCTTGTTGGTACTTCTGCCCATATGCTCTGAAGGAGACCTTCAGCAGGGACCACATCCGGAAAGAGCTCACCACCATCAGAGCCCAACATCTGGATAACCTTCAAAAGGAGATGGACAGCTGGGCCCTCCAGTGCAAGTCTGAGCAGCAGAGGTTGGCCCAAGATGCTGTCCCAGAAAACATGCTAAAGAAGCAGAGCCTGCTGGAGGCCCAGCTGACTGGCCTGAGGCAGGAACTAGCCAGCTTGAGCCAGAAGCAGGCTGCAGACAAACAGCAAATACTGCTTTTGCAGCAGAACATGGAAGCCCTACAGTCTCAGTTCCGGGACTGGACCACTGAGTTCCTTCTTCGAGACAAGGAAGCTCTGAACGAGCTCCCGCAGAACCTGGAACACAGAATCTTCATGCCTGTGGCTGGGGAGCTGGGCAAGTCTCCCAAGGAAGATGCAGCCATCCTGGGGCTGACTGTTAACAGAGGAGTGACCAAGGAGGAAGTACACCAGATCATAAAGCAGGCTCTGAAGGTGTACAGTGAAGACCGCATTGGGCTGGTGGACTATGCTCTTGAGTCATCAGGGGGCAGAATCATCACCTCCCACTGCTCAAACTCCTACAACACGAGGAAGGCCTATATCAGTGTGTTTGGTATCCCCGTGTGGTACTTCTACCAGCCCCCAAGAGTCATCCTCCAGCCTCAAGTCCAGCCTGGCAACTGCTGGGCGTTCCGTGGGCCCCAGGGCTTTGTCAGGGTTCACTTGTCTGCCTGCATCCATATCACAGCTGTCACCCTGGAGCACGTGCCCAAAGCCATGTCCCCCACGAACAACATCCCCAGTGCCCCTAAGGACTTTGTCATCTTTGGGCTAAAGGAAGACTTACAGGCAGAGGGAGTGACCCTTGGACAGTTCACCTATGATCGGGATGGGGAGCCCATTCAGACCTTCTATTTTCGGGACAACATCACAGCCACATACCAGGTGGTAGAGCTTCGGATCTTGGGTAACTGGGGTCACCCCGAATATACCTGCATCTACCGCTTCCGTGTCCATGGGGAGCCTGCCCAGTAGTCCCTTCCCTGTGGGTCCCTTTCAGGACCTAGTGTTCCTGTTCCCCTTCAGCCACTTCCCCTCTACCAGCAAGCagctcctccacctcctccctccctccctcctgcttaatctctttggggcactctggcttctgggagagagacagGCACGGATGGGAGCCCACATTCCTGGAGCAGTCTTGCCCTTCCAGGCCCTCTGTGATAAGGAAGAGGTGGCCAGCTGAGCTATTTCTGTCTTATTCCCCATCCTCTGGGGGGCCAGCTGGACAAGCTCCCTGCCAGGCCCTGCTCACCcccaatgtgtatatatgtgtgtgtgtgtattataaaaTGAGTTAAGGCTGGTTGGGAGGGGTAGGGCAAAGCCAATCATATTGGGTAGATAGATTTATGCAGATACATGTTTCATTGttcatttttcagaaaaaacAGCAAAGGGATCCATTCCTGGCTGCCTCGCCTAGGGCGCAGCTTGGGAGGGGGCACTGATCCCCTGCAGATTGGGGCTTAGCTGTTTAATTccttagttttattttctaattgaCAGATTCTAATTTGTGCCTATGCAAAAACAATAA from Dromiciops gliroides isolate mDroGli1 chromosome 6, mDroGli1.pri, whole genome shotgun sequence encodes the following:
- the LOC122732193 gene encoding SUN domain-containing protein 2-like; translated protein: MALVMPRHSPCQSHYGQVDDDTSSSSSSGGSGGSSLMADQQTVFKDSPLKVLRRKSRSIKGLSPAPHLGSASSPHSTDHSDHSDHSESVVSKSYFWGDSYCNGDHRGRYQGGTKSSNKVKIKCNTRGPSSIYFSEDNCAGLVVMGQHGLASSFRNDTSKASAFLRTVITFLARLFDLFSWWLSTTWSSLTTAPSVLYQFVLTRCFSSQKLLLILMLLLLLVVVVALLVSSACWYFCPYALKETFSRDHIRKELTTIRAQHLDNLQKEMDSWALQCKSEQQRLAQDAVPENMLKKQSLLEAQLTGLRQELASLSQKQAADKQQILLLQQNMEALQSQFRDWTTEFLLRDKEALNELPQNLEHRIFMPVAGELGKSPKEDAAILGLTVNRGVTKEEVHQIIKQALKVYSEDRIGLVDYALESSGGRIITSHCSNSYNTRKAYISVFGIPVWYFYQPPRVILQPQVQPGNCWAFRGPQGFVRVHLSACIHITAVTLEHVPKAMSPTNNIPSAPKDFVIFGLKEDLQAEGVTLGQFTYDRDGEPIQTFYFRDNITATYQVVELRILGNWGHPEYTCIYRFRVHGEPAQ